TCATCTAAAATTGGGCCTATCAGAAAGATATACTTCTTTACGTTGGAAATTTTATATGCGGGTTAGCCATTTTAACCACAAATCATGGTTCGAATATGGGTAAATATACGTTTACAAAACTAGTGTTCTAGAAAGATTTACTTCTTTACAGTGTCGACCACTTCTTGTTTCTGATTAAACACTCCGAATTGAATTCGGATGGCCAACCATGCCGTTCGTGCTTtcaacatgcaacacaaggcttGAGTGACATTTTCTTAAACAATCATGGACAATTTCATTGTTGGGGTTGATTCAAAGATGCCCGCCCATATTGAGCTGTCTTGCCAGCACTTCTTTTCAGGTGGACAAGATTTGAGGTTGCTTTTGCTTTCCCTGGTCAAGGGGATAGCCGTGAGAACACATTCATGACAATAAAAGTAGCATCATTGGGAATGGGGACCCTCTAACACTAGGATAAACCCAAGATATCGTTACAATAGTAATCCCCCTTCATTCCCACCAATCACACGCCTTTTTTTTTGTCAGTGTCTGAGAGTAATCGCGCCCCCATGAATCTCAGATTCAATTTGCTCGTTCCATGTACTATATTTATTGCAGTAAAAATCTTACGAGTTTTCAATTGATCTTCTGACACGTGAAAATGGTGGGATGATTGCGCTGGTTTGAGCCGGTAGACCTCGGGGTATAGTGAAGTCAATTCCTCCAATTACTTATGGTTCTTGTGTCAGTGATATGACTGCTGCTTCTCAGTTTTCGAGTTATTACTCATCACCAATTAAAACTTGATGTGAGCGAAAGCCATGATTCAGCTTTGATTTTATTTCTGTTGCTGTATGTAGAGTATGAAACAATGAATAAAGATTAATGATATTTAcgcaataaattatataacatactgtataacaatattataaaagaatgatatttttataaaattatatttttttataagatattttataaaaatatcttttatttaatatattgtttaatatattgttatactatatattatataaaatgttatgagtaaatcatttttcatgaataaATGGGCATATGACAAGCGTTCTGTCTCATCTCTTTCCACTAAATACACTGTCGTGACCCTTCGTCAgttgtctctctctcaattttggTCACGTCTCAGAGACGGAAATGACAggcaaatagagagagaaagaacaaGATTTTGGATGGGGACCGATTATGATACAAGCTGAAGCTGGTTTATTTTAgttccttttgttttcatcCAAGCCTGAGCAGATTTTTAATTTCTGGACAAGTGCAAGACCGAGCAGATTAAGGGTGTGTTTGATTACCgaactcacttcaactcatctcaactcatcattacaattttttcaaatttcaatacaaaatataataaacaattcaacttttttaaattttaaaataataataatattaaaaaataatattttaacaatattttaccatcacaactcaactcaactcactttaacatccacaCACATCCTAAGACAGCTTTTGGTTGTAAACTCCGTTAAGTtgaattcagtctaattttaaaatgaatctaacattcaaatatttaattcttaaattattaaattcatctcaactcaaaattttcttacaCGTAAAACTCACAACTTGTTTTAACTTAACACATTTATACGTGAGagtcacaacctttttcaacttcgtataaaaattataaaaattatcttaatatccaaacatactttaaactcaatttagataaGCCTCACATAACTCTATTCACTATTTAACCCATtactatttgtaaaaaattaaattcagcTCAACTCAGATCAAAGCATATCAAACAATTAACCAAAGCCATGATTTAATTTCTGGGTGTCCATGGTTTTTGTGTACAAAGCCAAAACAATCTCTACAAATTCGAATACAGTGAGACTCAGAAGAGGGAGGGACAATTAGTACAGGACAACCATTTGAAATAACTAAATTATCTTggataagaaaacaaaatcgAAACTCATCCTTGTATAAGTTTCCCGTCCCCTGTTTCCGGCTTGGAACAATCAGCTACCAGTTTCAAGATTGGTAAGAGTTTACAAACAAAAATAGCTGAGCTGAAACTTTTCAGGGGCTTATTGACGCTAAATTGCCGGGTTATAGACAAAAGGGTTTTTACCTATGCAATAAACAATATAGAACTCAATCCGCCTTTTATGCTGCTTTTTGAACTGAAACTAACCGATAGAATCTAATTTCTTAATATGCACAAGAGGAAAGGGTACCTCAGAAACCCAATGAATCTGAGCCTCAAATCTGCAGCTCCCACAAGTTCTCTGGTTCCTTGGTCCCCCAGGCCAaaggacaaaaaataattatgatgtATATCAACACCTTGCCAGTGTTCCTTCATTGTATCGTTCGTGTAAGCTTACACTTGGAAATGAAGATAGTAGCTGTGTAATTTAGACTACACAATTTCAAGAGCTCAGCAGACCGTTGCTTCATAACCTGATTGCAACCACTCTGAATTACAAGCAGCAGTTTAGCCGCCAAACCTGCCTCCAGAGCAAGTGCGGCACATTCCTCTGGGGCAAGCTTGCAAACAGCCCACAAGATTGACAGTGCAAACTGAGTGCAGCTCTCCGAAACCTTCATCATTAACCTCACCACATTCGGTATCGTGTTCGGACAATCTTTCAAAGCCTGTCTTCCTTCTGGAAGAGTGGACAGTACCTCTAGCACATAAAGAGCCAATTCCAAACACTCGTTACTCAAACTGGGCAGGAGCTCAACCAATTGGGGGACTGCCCCAATGCTCACAACAGACCTCCGAATGGACTCGTGAGAACAAACTGTTTTCAGTAAACTGAGACCGGCGAAGACCCCATTTGGATGTCTTTTATCCTTCACCAACCTCAACAACCCCACCAAAAGACTCAAGCTTGAGACAATCTCCGACCTAAAATCCTTCCCAACCATCAGCGTTTCGATCAATTTCGTGCAATTGATCTTGGTCTCAATGGACCCCTCATTTAGCATGTCTACCATTAACGATATCTTCGCGGGTTGCATCAAATCGGCCTTCGACTGCGAGTCGAGAtctaaattcacaagaatcccAATTGCCTCCGACCCAACTGCATGCGAAGTGAAATGGCCCAACAGAGAAGAAACCAAGTCTATACCGTTATTGTCCACCACAGTCTTCTTCGCCGAAGCATGAGCAACGACGACCTGCCTCAGGTCTTTAAGAGATTGAACTCTAGCTTGACCCTTAACCTTCTTCAGCGTCTCCAAAAGCTCCAAAGCTCTGCCTTGCACATCCTCCGACCTCTTCTTTATTACAAAGTACTTCTGCGAAAACCAACTGTAAATCAGCTGGTGCAGAGTTGTGTTCGGCGTGATTGAACCGTCCCACAGCTCCTGCATCGTGGTGGGGCAAGTGAAGTGGCCCAAAGAGAACCATTTGAGAATGTTGGATCTCTCGTAGGTCTGGCCCGTGCAAAGGGTCACTGGGTCTTGCATCGGCTCCAAAGAGATCGGGCAGATAAAAACTGAGGGAACATCTATGAGTTCGAGCTCCGCGACCATCTTCTTTAAATCCAATTTATCGGTGACACCGCCGCCGAAGAAGGCTCCATCTCCGCCCAAAATGCCATCTTTCACAGCGGTCTCCAGATCCAACACTTGCCCATCGCCGCCCACATCAAGCTTCCCGTCCCCCACATCTCTCTTCCGACTAGAGGGCTGGTACATCGGCATTCTATCGAAAACCCTCTTCGCAAGATGCTCCAAGAAATTGAGAAAGATTATTGATAAGAAAGAGAAGACAGAGAGACCCTTAAAATTCCAAG
This genomic interval from Juglans microcarpa x Juglans regia isolate MS1-56 chromosome 4D, Jm3101_v1.0, whole genome shotgun sequence contains the following:
- the LOC121259734 gene encoding U-box domain-containing protein 30-like; the encoded protein is MPMYQPSSRKRDVGDGKLDVGGDGQVLDLETAVKDGILGGDGAFFGGGVTDKLDLKKMVAELELIDVPSVFICPISLEPMQDPVTLCTGQTYERSNILKWFSLGHFTCPTTMQELWDGSITPNTTLHQLIYSWFSQKYFVIKKRSEDVQGRALELLETLKKVKGQARVQSLKDLRQVVVAHASAKKTVVDNNGIDLVSSLLGHFTSHAVGSEAIGILVNLDLDSQSKADLMQPAKISLMVDMLNEGSIETKINCTKLIETLMVGKDFRSEIVSSLSLLVGLLRLVKDKRHPNGVFAGLSLLKTVCSHESIRRSVVSIGAVPQLVELLPSLSNECLELALYVLEVLSTLPEGRQALKDCPNTIPNVVRLMMKVSESCTQFALSILWAVCKLAPEECAALALEAGLAAKLLLVIQSGCNQVMKQRSAELLKLCSLNYTATIFISKCKLTRTIQ